In one window of Nodosilinea sp. PGN35 DNA:
- a CDS encoding Dps family protein: MSIPQTDTDTIVRAFGEVGPNPVGFELDTTTAICEGLNLAYASFQALYFQYQKHHFVVEGAEFYSIHEFFQESYAATQGHAHDLAERLNGLGGIPAGSFGTLAELCCFTPEPDGAYTCRTMLENDLAAEQAVIALLRRLSAQAESLGDRATRYLYDEILLKTEDRAFHVDHFLTHDSLTLAFVKG, translated from the coding sequence ATGTCCATTCCCCAGACTGACACCGACACCATTGTCCGCGCCTTTGGCGAAGTTGGCCCCAACCCCGTTGGCTTTGAGCTAGATACCACTACGGCCATCTGCGAAGGGCTCAACCTGGCCTACGCCAGTTTTCAGGCCCTCTATTTTCAGTACCAAAAGCACCACTTTGTGGTCGAAGGGGCCGAGTTCTACTCCATTCATGAGTTTTTTCAGGAGAGCTACGCCGCCACCCAGGGCCATGCCCACGATCTGGCGGAACGGCTGAACGGGTTGGGCGGCATTCCTGCTGGCAGCTTTGGCACCCTGGCCGAGTTGTGCTGCTTTACCCCCGAACCCGACGGGGCCTACACCTGCCGCACCATGCTTGAAAACGACCTGGCCGCCGAGCAGGCGGTGATTGCCCTGTTGCGCCGCCTTTCGGCCCAGGCTGAGAGTTTGGGCGATCGCGCCACCCGCTACCTTTACGACGAAATTCTGCTCAAAACCGAAGATCGCGCCTTCCACGTCGATCACTTTCTAACCCACGACAGTTTGACGCTGGCATTTGTGAAGGGGTGA
- a CDS encoding Asr1405/Asl0597 family protein, translated as MNLPPTVPNWGQTVSVKRCDRWSIHRRLQELNIPCACPADGTLRVEVNHALALLLVCSAVRQFSISRQEGIDWLERCWQTQVTCAANS; from the coding sequence ATGAACCTGCCCCCCACCGTCCCCAACTGGGGACAAACGGTATCGGTGAAGCGGTGCGATCGCTGGTCGATCCACCGCCGCCTGCAAGAGCTGAATATCCCCTGCGCCTGCCCCGCCGACGGCACTCTGCGCGTCGAAGTCAACCACGCCCTGGCCCTGCTGCTTGTGTGCAGTGCCGTTCGCCAGTTTTCCATCTCGCGCCAGGAAGGCATCGATTGGCTAGAGCGGTGTTGGCAAACCCAGGTGACCTGTGCCGCGAACTCATGA
- the cysE gene encoding serine O-acetyltransferase has translation MFLPLPRLSPRSLASATPQGRLPLIDDFTIIFERDPAAGHWLEVLCCYPGLHALVAHRLAHHLHRRGVLFLPRLIAHLSRFFTGIDIHPGAQIGRGVFIDHGMGVVIGETAIIGDYCLIYQGVTLGGTGKETGKRHPTVGSHVVIGSGAKVLGNITLGDYTRIGAGSVVLRPVPAHCTAVGIPSRNVCRCNTKAAPLDHSQLPDTEAAAVRSLLDRIEALEAQLAEFKQNSLPHSSLELVP, from the coding sequence ATGTTTCTCCCCCTGCCCCGACTATCTCCCCGGTCGCTAGCCTCTGCCACACCCCAAGGGCGGCTGCCCCTGATCGATGATTTCACGATTATTTTTGAGCGCGACCCGGCGGCGGGCCATTGGCTGGAGGTGCTGTGCTGCTATCCGGGGCTGCACGCTCTGGTAGCTCACCGTCTGGCCCACCACTTGCATCGGCGGGGGGTACTCTTTCTACCGCGCTTGATTGCCCACCTGAGCCGCTTCTTTACCGGCATCGACATTCACCCCGGCGCGCAGATTGGCCGGGGTGTCTTTATAGACCACGGCATGGGCGTGGTGATTGGCGAAACGGCGATCATCGGCGACTACTGCCTGATCTACCAGGGGGTCACCCTGGGGGGAACCGGCAAAGAGACCGGCAAACGCCACCCCACCGTGGGCAGCCACGTGGTAATTGGCTCGGGGGCCAAGGTGCTGGGCAACATCACCCTCGGCGACTACACCCGCATTGGGGCAGGCTCGGTGGTGCTGCGGCCCGTGCCCGCCCACTGCACCGCCGTGGGCATTCCCAGCCGCAACGTCTGCCGCTGCAACACCAAGGCCGCGCCGCTCGATCACAGCCAGCTGCCCGATACAGAAGCCGCTGCCGTGCGATCGCTGCTCGATCGCATTGAGGCCCTCGAAGCCCAGCTGGCCGAGTTTAAACAGAACTCCCTGCCCCACTCATCCCTGGAACTAGTGCCATGA